The following proteins are co-located in the Tiliqua scincoides isolate rTilSci1 chromosome 8, rTilSci1.hap2, whole genome shotgun sequence genome:
- the ARRDC2 gene encoding arrestin domain-containing protein 2 isoform X2, with amino-acid sequence MQHFSRIRNFMLELDRGRGPGAVYRGGELISGRVVLDITKGLKVRALAVCARGLATAHWLESKSIGMNTVYSDYTAYETYLRRRQSLIRDNGDVTVLQAGRHEFPFTFQLPETLATSFEGKHGSVRYWVKAKLHRPWSSVKRAKKEFTVIEPIDINTPALLAPQAGAKEKLARAWYCNRGLVSVSAKIDRKGYTPGEVIPIFAEIDNCTTRTVVPKAAIIQTQTFIARGNKKQKKSVVASIVGDSIAAGKREVWHGRALKIPPVGPSILQCRIIHVEYALKVCIDIPGTSKLLLELPLVIGTIPLHPFGSRTSSISSQYSVNVDWLRLGITEQPEAPPDYSSVVSGEESTEILSPPCQDESCSIPEGPFFAYIQEFRFRPPPLYSEVDPNPPPDNSIRPRCMTC; translated from the exons ATGCAGCACTTCAGCAGGATCCGGAATTTCATGCTGGAACTGGACAGAGGCCGGGGTCCTGGAGCAGTGTACCGAGGAGGGGAGCTGATCTCTGGGCGGGTGGTGCTGGATATCACCAAAGGGCTGAAGGTGAGAGCATTGGCTGTGTGTGCTCGAGGTTTGGCCACAGCTCACTGGCTAGAGAGCAAAAGCATTGGCATGAACACTGTCTACAGCGACTACACAGCCTATGAGACCTACCTGAGGAGGCGGCAGTCCCTGATCAGAG ATAATGGAGATGTCACCGTCCTTCAGGCAGGACGACATGAATTCCCCTTCACATTCCAGCTACCAGA GACTTTAGCTACCTCCTTTGAGGGGAAGCATGGCAGTGTCCGGTACTGGGTGAAGGCCAAGCTGCACCGGCCTTGGTCATcagtgaaaagagcaaagaaggaaTTCACTGTGATTGAACCCATTGACATCAACACGCCAGCTTTACTG GCTCCTCAGGCTGGTGCCAAAGAAAAACTGGCTCGGGCATGGTATTGCAACCGTGGCCTGGTCTCTGTTTCTGCAAAGATTGACCGAAAAGGCTACACACCAG GCGAAGTCATTCCCATCTTTGCTGAAATTGACAACTGCACCACTCGCACTGTGGTACCCAAAGCCGCCATCATCCAAACACAAACCTTCATTGCCCGGGGcaacaaaaagcaaaagaagtCCGTGGTGGCAAGCATTGTGGGAGACTCCATTGCAGCAGGGAAGAGGGAAGTATGGCATGGGCGTGCACTCAAGATCCCTCCAGTCGGGCCTTCCATTCTGCAGTGCCGCATCATCCATGTGGAGTATGCACTCAAG GTCTGCATTGACATCCCTGGAACTTCCAAGTTGCTCCTGGAGCTGCCACTCGTGATTGGAACAATCCCACTGCATCCATTCGGCAGCCGCACATCCAGCATCAGCAGCCAGTACAGCGTCAACGTGGACTGGCTACGACTGGGGATCACCGAACAGCCTGAGG CTCCTCCAGACTACTCTTCTGTTGTGTCTGGTGAGGAATCCACTGAGATCTTGTCCCCTCCGTGCCAGGATGAGTCCTGCAGCATCCCTGAAGGGCCTTTCTTTGCCTACATCCAAGAATTTCGTTTCCGGCCTCCTCCTCTCTATTCTGAG GTGGACCCCAACCCTCCTCCTGACAACAGCATTCGTCCACGCTGCATGACTTGTTGA
- the ARRDC2 gene encoding arrestin domain-containing protein 2 isoform X1: MIFDRLRLFAILLDCPELASPPVFSSGESVSGRVVLELSGEARLSALHLHAQGCAKVHWTESRSAGSSTAYTQSYSDQVDFLSHRETLVAPPDNGDVTVLQAGRHEFPFTFQLPETLATSFEGKHGSVRYWVKAKLHRPWSSVKRAKKEFTVIEPIDINTPALLAPQAGAKEKLARAWYCNRGLVSVSAKIDRKGYTPGEVIPIFAEIDNCTTRTVVPKAAIIQTQTFIARGNKKQKKSVVASIVGDSIAAGKREVWHGRALKIPPVGPSILQCRIIHVEYALKVCIDIPGTSKLLLELPLVIGTIPLHPFGSRTSSISSQYSVNVDWLRLGITEQPEAPPDYSSVVSGEESTEILSPPCQDESCSIPEGPFFAYIQEFRFRPPPLYSEVDPNPPPDNSIRPRCMTC, encoded by the exons ATGATCTTCGACCGGCTCAGGCTCTTCGCGATCCTGCTGGACTGCCCCGAGCTGGCCTCTCCGCCGGTCTTCAGCTCGGGCGAGAGCGTCTCCGGCCGCGTCGTGCTGGAGCTGTCCGGAGAGGCGCGCCTGAGCGCCCTTCACCTGCACGCGCAGGGCTGCGCCAAGGTCCACTGGACCGAGTCCCGCAGCGCCGGCTCCAGCACCGCCTACACGCAGAGCTACAGCGACCAGGTGGACTTTCTGAGCCACCGCGAGACCCTCGTCGCCCCGCCAG ATAATGGAGATGTCACCGTCCTTCAGGCAGGACGACATGAATTCCCCTTCACATTCCAGCTACCAGA GACTTTAGCTACCTCCTTTGAGGGGAAGCATGGCAGTGTCCGGTACTGGGTGAAGGCCAAGCTGCACCGGCCTTGGTCATcagtgaaaagagcaaagaaggaaTTCACTGTGATTGAACCCATTGACATCAACACGCCAGCTTTACTG GCTCCTCAGGCTGGTGCCAAAGAAAAACTGGCTCGGGCATGGTATTGCAACCGTGGCCTGGTCTCTGTTTCTGCAAAGATTGACCGAAAAGGCTACACACCAG GCGAAGTCATTCCCATCTTTGCTGAAATTGACAACTGCACCACTCGCACTGTGGTACCCAAAGCCGCCATCATCCAAACACAAACCTTCATTGCCCGGGGcaacaaaaagcaaaagaagtCCGTGGTGGCAAGCATTGTGGGAGACTCCATTGCAGCAGGGAAGAGGGAAGTATGGCATGGGCGTGCACTCAAGATCCCTCCAGTCGGGCCTTCCATTCTGCAGTGCCGCATCATCCATGTGGAGTATGCACTCAAG GTCTGCATTGACATCCCTGGAACTTCCAAGTTGCTCCTGGAGCTGCCACTCGTGATTGGAACAATCCCACTGCATCCATTCGGCAGCCGCACATCCAGCATCAGCAGCCAGTACAGCGTCAACGTGGACTGGCTACGACTGGGGATCACCGAACAGCCTGAGG CTCCTCCAGACTACTCTTCTGTTGTGTCTGGTGAGGAATCCACTGAGATCTTGTCCCCTCCGTGCCAGGATGAGTCCTGCAGCATCCCTGAAGGGCCTTTCTTTGCCTACATCCAAGAATTTCGTTTCCGGCCTCCTCCTCTCTATTCTGAG GTGGACCCCAACCCTCCTCCTGACAACAGCATTCGTCCACGCTGCATGACTTGTTGA